GCCCCCAATTTGTCGATCTCATCGAGCATGAACAGCGGGTTGTTGGAGCCGGCGTTACGGATATTCTGGACGATCCGCCCTGGCAGAGAGCCGATGTAAGTGCGCCGATGGCCGCGGATCTCCGCTTCGTCGCGGATGCCGCCGAGTGACAGGCGCACGAATTTCCGCCCCATCGCCCGCGCGATGGAACGCCCGAGCGAAGTTTTTCCGGTGCCGGGCGGTCCGACGAAGCAGAGGATGGGACTCTTCGGATCTTTCTTGAGCTGGCGCACCGCGAGGTACTCGAGAATGCGCTCCTTGATCTTGTCGAGATCGTAATGGTCCTCGTCGAGAACCTGACGCGCGTGCACCGTATCGAGATTGTCGTCGGTCGAGATGGCCCAGGGCAAACTGACCAGCCACTCGAGATAGGTACGCACCACGGTGTGTTCCGCCGACTCCGGCGGGATCATGCGCAGCCGGTCCAACTCGGCTTCTGCTGCCTTGCGCGCCTCTGCGGGGAGCTGCGCCGCTTCCATCTTCTTGCGCAGCTCCTCGATGTCGCCCGAGCGGCCGTCGGCCTCGCCCAGCTCCTTTTGGATGGCGCGCATCTGCTGCCGCAGGTAAAACTCCTTCTGGTTCTTGGTGAGCTCGGACTGGACCTGCGATTGGATCTTGTGCCCCAGTTCGACCAGCTCGATTTCGCGGTTGAGGATGGCGGAAAGCTTCTCGATCCGCGTGCGCACCTCGAGGGTGCTGAGCAGGTCCTGTTTCTCCTCCAGCGAAATGTTCAAATTCGATGCGATGAGATCGGTGACCTTACCCGGATCTTTGATGTTCATCACCACGACCTGCAGCTCGTCGGGCAGGTAAGGGATCATGGAGACGAACTTGGCAAACTGGTTGACCATGTGCGCCTGCATGGCGTCGAGGTCCTTGGACGGTTCGTAGGCATCGGAGAGCAGGCGGACGCGCGCCCGGAAGAACGGGGCGTGCTGGACATATTCAGCCATTTCCACGCGGCGCAAGCCTTGGATCAGAATGCGCACGCTGTTGTCCGGATACTTCAGCATTTTGAGGATGCGTCCGGCCGTTCCCCGGGGGTAGAGGGTGCTCACCTCTGGCTCTTCCTCTTCCGGGTTCTTTTGCGCCACCACGCCGAGCATGCGGTCCCCGGCGAGTGCCTCTTCGACCACCTTGAGCGACGCCCCGCGGGAAATGAGCAAAGGAACGATCGCGGACGGAAAGATCACCACCCCGCGCAAGGGGAGAATCGCCAGCTCCGTTGGCACATCGATGTCGCTCAGGTCTTCTTCGAAAGCGAGGAAGCGCTGCTCCTTGCCTTCGTGCTCCTTTTCCGACGTGCTCATGATTTCGCTCCCCGAGGGACGGGCAGTGCAGGATCCCGCTTCCAAGCGGCGGAGTGCTGCCCTGGCCGGTTCCGTTGGATCCGTCCCGTTCTCTTATCTTGGAGGGACAACATCGTTCTCCAATCTAATACACGACCCCGC
The Candidatus Binatia bacterium genome window above contains:
- the lon gene encoding endopeptidase La, which encodes MSTSEKEHEGKEQRFLAFEEDLSDIDVPTELAILPLRGVVIFPSAIVPLLISRGASLKVVEEALAGDRMLGVVAQKNPEEEEPEVSTLYPRGTAGRILKMLKYPDNSVRILIQGLRRVEMAEYVQHAPFFRARVRLLSDAYEPSKDLDAMQAHMVNQFAKFVSMIPYLPDELQVVVMNIKDPGKVTDLIASNLNISLEEKQDLLSTLEVRTRIEKLSAILNREIELVELGHKIQSQVQSELTKNQKEFYLRQQMRAIQKELGEADGRSGDIEELRKKMEAAQLPAEARKAAEAELDRLRMIPPESAEHTVVRTYLEWLVSLPWAISTDDNLDTVHARQVLDEDHYDLDKIKERILEYLAVRQLKKDPKSPILCFVGPPGTGKTSLGRSIARAMGRKFVRLSLGGIRDEAEIRGHRRTYIGSLPGRIVQNIRNAGSNNPLFMLDEIDKLGADFRGDPASALLEVLDPEQNNTFLDHYLDVPFDLSKVMFVTTANLLDPIPPALCDRMEVIEMAGYTEEEKLEIARRHLIPKQHRENGLQESQIAFTTEGLSHVIRHYTREAGLRNLEREIGSLCRKVARRITEGKTDPVTVDPVKVHEFLGPERFFSEVAERTQDPGVAVGLAWTPMGGDIMFIESTKMGGKKGLLLTGHLGEVMKESAQAALSYVRSRAERLGIAPDFFENLDLHIHVPAGAVPKDGPSGGVTIATSLASLLTGRVVRHDVAMTGEITLRGKVLAVGGIKEKVLGARRAGINTIILPRRNEKDLEDLPETVRAEMHFIFVDTIDEVLEHALEPRDQSQQLRAAAS